The Cloeon dipterum chromosome 3, ieCloDipt1.1, whole genome shotgun sequence genome includes a region encoding these proteins:
- the LOC135940834 gene encoding zinc finger and BTB domain-containing protein 24-like, which yields MKMDALPRDPQAVDAPFGVKQDNFFNNLFSTIRRLEIFADCFLVLRNNEIVLSNYFIMSALSGVLNSMPKMHRAGLYLVLRDVEPWAVKWLLEYFSKGQLMMPINGFESINKIMATLDIDLLGNFFQSDELIHFSMSQEHKCDILSKIWASRHKNFDLKIITKDNHEVFAHWAVLAASSDQLCDLFQAPVSARPRLIVLLEFEAADVELLLKFCYKGEVQIPHFQAMNVCKLAKIFGIKGLYDTVTLLGYHLDKPPVTKQGTTRLTSYEHNDTAKRLLFKSLFDRETLSDLQLISNDHTFKVHSAILSISPYFKPIFNQSDWRHCLIFLSEYALETVQAFVDLVYYGEVVYHGGVQDFKSVMRGLIDFSLLPINAVEQLQPVTKDQEVLEPKLPPEKPPQETPREATGDSAKMLTYPCDICPNVFYSRKRLKAHILSEHPQTKFKCSQCGLFFESQTELKTHVKELDHRIVGSSLYFCSICSKSFTMSSSLRNHLKVHDSSHPSFECDVCHKTCSRKDYLEEHMRTHTGKKPFKCSTCGKRFVGKTGLNHHRKIHGPPRKESVCEICGKEFTRKALWTHMKIHDKQLKCSVCGQLFATSGTLKNHMTRKHYDAKNHVCEICNRAFSLRGELTRHKKVVHEDKGDPSQEHLECKQCHKKFCRSSSLRFHERSHEHQSSCKTCHKSFTSPEALKIHLESHSSENNFSCDQCKVNFRCKSSLRRHNNKKHIGANNEEISPIVRQESQNRQHQHLDRYENDQKPKVLNPEPPEMNQHYIQVYISPNDQQF from the exons ATGAAAATGGATGCGCTCCCTCGAGATCCGCAAGCTGTTGATGCTCCTTTCGGCGTCAAACAGGACAATTTCTTCAACAACCTGTTTAGCACAATTCGACGCTTGGAGATATTCGCCGATTGCTTCTTGGTACTGAGAAATAACGAAATAGTCCTCTCAAACTATTTCATTATGTCGGCCCTGAGCGGCGTGCTGAATTCGATGCCCAAAATGCACAGAGCCGGTTTGTACTTGGTGCTCCGAGATGTGGAGCCCTGGGCCGTCAAGTGGCTTCTCGAATACTTCTCCAAGGGCCAGTTGATGATGCCCATTAACGGTTTCGAGAGCATTAACAAGATTATGGCCACCCTCGATATCGATCTTTTAGGAAACTTCTTTCAATCTGACGAGCTTATCCACTTTTCAATGAGCCAAGAGCACAAATGTGAcattttgagtaaaatttgGGCCTCCAGGCACAAAAACTTTGACCTGAAAATCATCACAAAGGACAACCATGAAGTTTTCGCCCACTGGGCCGTGTTGGCTGCTTCCAGCGACCAGCTTTGTGATCTCTTTCAA GCTCCTGTGTCTGCGAGACCGCGTTTGATCGTCCTGCTGGAATTCGAAGCGGCCGATGTGGAACTGCTTCTAAAATTCTGCTACAAGGGTGAAGTGCAGATTCCGCACTTTCAGGCCATGAACGTGTGCAAACTGGCCAAAATATTCGGCATCAAAGGTTTGTATGACACGGTAACCCTGCTTGGCTACCACCTCGACAAACCGCCAGTCACCAAGCAAGGAACAACGCGGCTCACCTCTTACGAGCACAATGACACGGCCAAAAGACTGCTTTTTAAATCCCTTTTTGACCGAGAAACGCTGTCCGACTTGCAGCTCATCAGCAACGATCACACTTTTAAG GTTCATAGCGCAATTCTAAGCATCAGCCCCTATTTCAAGCCGATATTCAATCAGTCTGATTGGCGTCACTGCCTGATTTTTCTGTCCGAATATGCTCTCGAGACGGTGCAAGCCTTTGTAGATCTAGTCTACTACGGAGAAGTTGTCTACCACGGCGGAGTTCAGGACTTCAAATCCGTGATGAGAGGTCTTATCGACTTTTCTCTGCTGCCGATCAATGCTGTCGAACAACTACAGCCGGTCACCAAAGACCAAGAGGTTTTGGAACCAAAGCTACCGCCTGAGAAACCTCCTCAGGAAACACCAAGAGAAGCAACTGGGGACAGTGCCAAAATGCTGACGTATCCATGCGATATTTGTCCCAACGTGTTTTACAGCAGAAAGCGACTCAAGGCCCACATATTGAGTGAACACCCCCAGACAAAATTTAAGTGTAGCCAATGCGGATTGTTCTTTGAATCGCAAACTGAACTTAAAACCCACGTGAAAGAACTAGACCATAGGATCGTCGGCAGCAGCCTCTATTTTTGTAGCATTTGCAGCAAATCGTTTACTATGTCCAGCTCGCTTCGAAATCACTTGAAAGTGCACGACTCAAGCCACCCTTCTTTTGAATGTGACGTCTGCCACAAAACCTGCTCTAGGAAGGACTACTTGGAAGAGCACATGCGGACGCATACAGGGAAAAAACCATTCAAATGCTCCACGTGTGGAAAGAG GTTTGTTGGCAAAACTGGACTAAACCACCACAGGAAAATCCACGGGCCGCCAAGGAAAGAGTCTGTCTGTGAAATTTGCGGGAAAGAGTTCACCAGGAAAGCATTATGGACGCACATGAAAATCCACGACAAGCAACTCAAATGTTCAGTCTGCGGTCAGCTGTTTGCCACCAGCGGAACTCTGAAGAACCACATGACCAGGAAGCACTACGATGCCAAAAATCACGTGTGCGAAATTTGCAATAGGGCGTTCAGCTTGCGAGGGGAGCTAACCAGACACAAGAAAGTGGTCCATGAAGACAAGGGGGATCCTAGTCAGGAGCATTTGGAGTGCAAGCAATGCCACAAAAAGTTTTGCAGGAGCAGTTCTTTAAG ATTTCATGAAAGGAGTCACGAGCATCAGAGTTCCTGCAAGACGTGTCACAAATCTTTCACAAGCCCAGAAGCTTTGAAAATTCACCTAGAGAGCCACAGTAGcgaaaataacttttcttgTGATCAGTGCAAAGTAAACTTTCGTTGCAAAAGTTCTCTCCGAAGACATAACAACAAAAAGCACATAGGAGCGAACAATGAAGAAATTTCCCCCATAGTCAGGCAAGAATCTCAAAATCGGCAACATCAGCACCTAGATCGTTATGAAAACGACCAGAAACCAAAGGTGCTAAATCCAGAGCCACCTGAGATGAACCAACACTACATCCAGGTCTACATTTCTCCTAATGACCAGCAgttctaa